A segment of the Gammaproteobacteria bacterium genome:
AAATGGTCAGGCTTGTTGATGGCGCCAGTGGAAAGCAATGGGACACGTCGTGCAGTGGCGAGTTCATTACGTTCACGCTAACTGGTGAAACGCGGAAACCTGATTTCCCCTTGGGTGAGCCATGATGTCACCTCATTGGCTGGAGCAGGTTTGGCAAACAGATAGCCCTGGCCAAGCTGACACCCCATTTCCAACAAGCTTTTGTGTTGCTCTTCAGTTTCAACGCCTTCTGCGACGGTGACGAAACGTAATGAGGCAGACAAATCCAGAATACTGCGCACAATTTCCTTGTCATGGACGGAGTAGGCTAGGCCACGGACAAAATCTATATCGATTTTCAGCTTTTCAATGGGCAGACGTTTGAGGTATTGGAAGCTTGAGTAGCCGGTGCCGAAGTCATCAATGGAAATGCGCACACCAGCAGTGTGTAACAGCCCCATGCTTTCGGCGGCAGCCTCTATGTTGGCAAGAAAAATCGACTCCGTGATTTCTAACTCAAGCAAATGCGGATCGACGTTGTGTTTTTTGATGAGCGCCAAGAGAAAATCGACAAATGAATTGTCTTGGAATTCTTTGGCCGATACGTTGATCGCGACGATTGGTGGGTGAGGAAGCATCTCTTGCCATAGCTTAAGCTGATGAATGGCGTGTTCGGCAATCAGACGATCAAGGTCGAAAATCAAGCCGGTTTCCTCAGCCAACGGAATAAAATGACTGGGCGAGATGGCCTCACCATCGATTTCCCAACGTACCAGCGCTTCGAGCGCTGTGATCTTGCCACTGGCCAAATCCACTTGCGGCTGGAAAAACAGGGTGAGTTCTCGATGCTCGATGGCTTGACGAAGGTTTTGGATCAAATTGACTTGGTGCGTGAATGTGGCGGAGAGGTTTTCATCGTAGAAACAAAAGCCGTTTTTACCGTTTTCCTTCGCGGCATACATGGCGAGATCTGCTTGGCGCAAGAGCTCTTCCGGCGAAATTTCTGAATGACTTTCATCATAAAAAGCAATGCCTATGGAGGCGGCCACGGAGGTGTTTCTTTCTTGAATGCGCACTGGGGCACTAACGGTGCGTATGATTTTTTCGCAAAAGATCGCGACGTCCTCTGGACTATGGACCATGGTTTGCAAGATGACAAACTCGTCTCCGCCATATCGTGCCACTGTGTCTGACGCCCGAATCACTTCTTGGAGCCTTTGGCCTATGATTTTCAATAGTTCATCGCCAGCGTCATGGCCAAGTGTGTCATTGACAGCTTTGAAGCCATCAAGATCGATCATTAACACGCTGATTCCCGGCGCGCCGCGACGTGTCTGTGATATGGCTTGTTTCAATCGATCTAGGAACAATTTTCGATTGGGTAATTCGGTGACGGCGTCGTAAAAGG
Coding sequences within it:
- a CDS encoding EAL domain-containing protein encodes the protein FYDAVTELPNRKLFLDRLKQAISQTRRGAPGISVLMIDLDGFKAVNDTLGHDAGDELLKIIGQRLQEVIRASDTVARYGGDEFVILQTMVHSPEDVAIFCEKIIRTVSAPVRIQERNTSVAASIGIAFYDESHSEISPEELLRQADLAMYAAKENGKNGFCFYDENLSATFTHQVNLIQNLRQAIEHRELTLFFQPQVDLASGKITALEALVRWEIDGEAISPSHFIPLAEETGLIFDLDRLIAEHAIHQLKLWQEMLPHPPIVAINVSAKEFQDNSFVDFLLALIKKHNVDPHLLELEITESIFLANIEAAAESMGLLHTAGVRISIDDFGTGYSSFQYLKRLPIEKLKIDIDFVRGLAYSVHDKEIVRSILDLSASLRFVTVAEGVETEEQHKSLLEMGCQLGQGYLFAKPAPANEVTSWLTQGEIRFPRFTS